In one window of Duganella dendranthematis DNA:
- a CDS encoding AraC family transcriptional regulator, with translation MIALHTQMARTDGYTETLVDDVRLTRSTQSTTKSPVMYEPCIAIAIQGRKRTYFGNETMQFDADHYLVVAVPMPFTATTEASPEHPFLGISIRVDRTTLADLMFAIDQSDTEVPAMPKGMMVTRMDERLRDTVLRLLEALNSPLEARVLGPGIVREICYRALMGEQGAAMRAALTSQGQFGRIAKALRRIHADYAADIDVGMLAAEASMSVPAFHVHFKSVTHCSPIQYLKSARLLQARLLMARNDMTAQAASAQVGYESPSQFSREFKRYFGRSPSEEAHAVRRLLNVQPVEAARLI, from the coding sequence ATGATCGCCCTGCACACCCAGATGGCGCGCACCGATGGCTATACCGAAACGTTGGTAGATGACGTACGCCTGACTCGCTCCACGCAAAGCACCACCAAATCGCCGGTGATGTACGAGCCGTGCATCGCCATTGCCATACAGGGCCGCAAGCGCACCTACTTCGGCAACGAGACGATGCAGTTCGACGCCGACCATTACCTGGTGGTGGCGGTGCCGATGCCGTTCACCGCCACCACCGAGGCGTCGCCGGAGCATCCGTTTCTCGGCATCTCGATCCGCGTCGACCGCACCACGTTGGCCGACCTGATGTTTGCCATCGACCAGAGCGATACCGAAGTGCCGGCCATGCCGAAAGGGATGATGGTCACGCGCATGGACGAGCGCCTGCGCGACACCGTGCTGCGCCTGCTCGAAGCGCTGAACTCGCCGCTGGAAGCGCGCGTACTGGGACCGGGCATCGTGCGTGAAATCTGCTACCGCGCACTGATGGGCGAGCAAGGCGCGGCAATGCGCGCGGCACTCACCAGCCAGGGGCAGTTCGGCCGCATCGCCAAGGCCTTGCGCCGCATCCACGCCGACTATGCGGCCGACATCGACGTCGGCATGCTGGCGGCGGAAGCCAGCATGAGCGTGCCGGCCTTTCACGTTCACTTCAAGTCGGTCACGCATTGTTCGCCGATCCAGTATCTGAAATCGGCGCGCCTGCTGCAAGCGCGGCTGCTGATGGCGCGCAACGACATGACGGCACAGGCTGCGTCGGCGCAAGTCGGCTATGAAAGCCCGTCGCAATTCAGCCGTGAATTCAAACGCTACTTTGGCCGCAGCCCGAGTGAAGAAGCGCATGCCGTGCGGCGCCTGCTCAACGTA
- a CDS encoding SDR family NAD(P)-dependent oxidoreductase gives MTETHRKVILIAGASRGCGPATARQLAGEGHHVVLGARRSSKLHALVAEIRKAGGSAEWFALDVNQPEEMREFLAFAHDVHKRVDVVINNV, from the coding sequence ATGACGGAAACTCATCGCAAAGTTATTTTGATCGCCGGCGCCAGCCGGGGATGCGGTCCGGCCACCGCGCGTCAGCTGGCGGGCGAGGGACATCACGTGGTGCTGGGCGCGCGCCGTTCCAGCAAGCTGCACGCGCTGGTGGCGGAAATCCGCAAGGCCGGCGGCTCGGCCGAATGGTTCGCGCTGGACGTCAATCAGCCGGAGGAAATGCGTGAATTCCTGGCGTTTGCGCATGATGTCCACAAGCGCGTCGACGTGGTCATCAACAACGTTTGA
- a CDS encoding TetR/AcrR family transcriptional regulator, which produces MAGIRQFDEDQALERAMHVFWRQGYGATSMPDLAKATGVQRGSLYHAYGDKQSIFLLAFARYQRHYLDMVRERMQLPDPEAALRAYFAYVISSMSEPVPQLDDMPSSRTRGCLTTKIATDETAMDEPVRNALRGMLEGLGEVLEARLSQPDARERLTLSPQDAARLLVTFTRGNVVMERIYHGPQQLQATADSLIQILFKRC; this is translated from the coding sequence ATGGCAGGCATAAGACAATTTGACGAAGACCAGGCGCTGGAACGGGCAATGCACGTATTCTGGCGTCAGGGCTATGGCGCGACCTCCATGCCGGATCTGGCGAAAGCTACCGGCGTGCAGCGCGGCTCCCTCTACCACGCCTATGGCGACAAACAGAGTATCTTCCTGCTGGCGTTCGCGCGCTATCAGCGCCATTATCTGGACATGGTGCGCGAGCGCATGCAGTTGCCGGATCCGGAAGCCGCGCTGCGCGCCTACTTTGCGTATGTGATCAGTTCGATGTCCGAGCCGGTGCCGCAACTGGACGACATGCCGTCGTCGCGCACGCGCGGCTGCCTGACGACCAAGATCGCCACCGACGAAACCGCCATGGACGAGCCGGTACGCAACGCCCTGCGCGGCATGCTGGAAGGATTAGGAGAAGTATTGGAAGCGCGGCTGTCGCAACCGGACGCCCGTGAGCGCCTGACCTTATCGCCGCAAGACGCGGCCCGCCTGCTGGTGACTTTCACGCGCGGCAATGTTGTGATGGAGCGCATCTACCATGGCCCGCAACAACTGCAGGCCACGGCAGACAGCCTGATTCAGATCTTGTTCAAACGTTGTTGA
- a CDS encoding YbfB/YjiJ family MFS transporter: MDTVENRGATARAIFAGLCASLVGIGLARFAYTPLIPPMIEAHWFAAKDVIYLGAANLVGYLIGALMGRPLARRYGARRTLRAMMLLASAAFFACAFPLSVTWFFGWRLMSGISGGIIMVLAAMTVLPHVPAHRKGMASGAIFLGIGLGIAASGTVVPLLLDLGMRATWLGLGVLSLLLSFASWACWPHAVHTPVPVGAPSAAAQAAVRFDLNLLYLQYALMAVGLVPMMVFLVDYVARGLGWGTHTAALFWIVYGVGAIAGPMAYGALSDRIGPAPTSHLTIWLQLGAIGLMMFSTDHMVLLAATLVIGSFPPGIVPITLSRVQRILEGDAHAQNVVWSKATTVFALFQALAGYTYSYVFAHSGGNHRLLMGIGAGALVIALLADGVKKALAKPRTALL, translated from the coding sequence ATGGATACCGTAGAAAATCGGGGCGCCACCGCGCGTGCCATTTTTGCCGGCCTGTGCGCCAGCCTGGTGGGCATCGGCCTGGCGCGCTTTGCCTATACGCCGCTGATACCGCCGATGATCGAGGCGCACTGGTTTGCCGCCAAGGATGTGATTTACCTTGGCGCCGCCAATCTGGTCGGCTATCTGATCGGCGCCTTGATGGGGCGGCCGCTGGCGCGCCGCTATGGTGCGCGCCGTACCTTGCGCGCCATGATGCTGCTGGCGTCGGCAGCGTTTTTCGCCTGCGCGTTTCCGCTGTCGGTGACGTGGTTCTTCGGCTGGCGGCTGATGTCGGGCATTTCCGGCGGCATTATCATGGTGCTGGCGGCGATGACGGTGCTGCCACATGTGCCGGCGCATCGCAAGGGGATGGCGAGTGGCGCCATCTTCCTCGGCATCGGCCTGGGCATTGCGGCGTCCGGCACTGTGGTGCCGTTGCTGCTGGATCTGGGCATGCGGGCAACGTGGCTCGGGCTGGGTGTGTTGTCGCTGTTGCTGAGCTTCGCCAGCTGGGCATGCTGGCCGCATGCGGTGCACACGCCGGTGCCGGTCGGCGCGCCGAGTGCTGCGGCGCAGGCGGCGGTGCGCTTCGACTTGAATCTGCTGTATCTGCAATATGCGCTGATGGCGGTAGGACTGGTGCCGATGATGGTGTTCCTGGTGGATTACGTGGCGCGCGGCCTCGGCTGGGGCACGCACACTGCGGCGCTGTTCTGGATTGTGTATGGCGTCGGCGCGATTGCCGGGCCGATGGCGTATGGCGCGCTGTCCGATCGTATCGGGCCTGCGCCGACCAGTCACCTGACGATCTGGCTGCAACTCGGCGCGATTGGGCTGATGATGTTTTCGACCGATCACATGGTGCTGCTGGCGGCTACGCTGGTGATCGGTTCCTTCCCGCCCGGGATTGTGCCGATTACGCTGAGCCGGGTGCAGCGCATCCTGGAGGGCGATGCGCATGCGCAGAACGTAGTGTGGAGCAAGGCCACTACCGTGTTTGCGTTGTTCCAGGCGCTGGCCGGTTATACCTATTCCTATGTGTTTGCACACAGCGGCGGTAACCACCGCCTGTTGATGGGCATCGGCGCCGGGGCACTGGTGATCGCCCTGCTGGCGGACGGCGTCAAAAAAGCCCTTGCCAAACCCAGGACTGCCTTGTTATGA
- a CDS encoding esterase-like activity of phytase family protein, giving the protein MKKFSLVSLAVFSVLAGCGGSDSSSQPAAKPSITGVFLDNTVENLDYVSGASAKAATNAKGEYTCYAGDTVTFSVGGINLGSALCAPSITPLELAGTTDIKNVKVINRLLALQLLDDDSDPSNGIKLNADVKTALAAKTADFTAAADVFNTAMNANLAAAGAKYAARTIDDTRRALVREHFEDTLASKLGAPVNESFSQTTPLGAVAVTVTRYQMQAAASYYIPYEGANAKVKEEFPLGFLPSYGSSLAFKGTNANGDLEFYGLTDRGPNGDGPNLPSLNGSGVTGAKIFPSPSFAPAFGVITVGKSGAVLTSSTPIKASATVKTSGLAIPPGTVGNSAELPVMDEMKYNPNSKATFDPNGLDTEAIVVDKKRNVLWVSDEYGPFIVKIDPATGIILNKYAPGSGLPDIFLKRRANRGMEGLALDTSTDKLHGFLQSPLTDGSTTYTVTGKSELIERYARFTRWTEFDPTSGKAGKMYAYPLDGADYQDGRTGNAKLGDVVALGNGKFIVIEQGAAPSGKVFNKLMLVEIGAATDIAAAGFNVTTSDLEKSSMGGVAVNGADWKAVTTLKKTLLLDLNAIGWLAEKAEGLTIVDGNTLALANDNDFGMKTKVFDASGKAIEDADVTKCNIDANGVIITSSAAGCNAANSIRVARGTDAERPSRLWLIKFGKALTTF; this is encoded by the coding sequence ATGAAAAAATTCTCCTTGGTGTCGCTTGCCGTATTTTCCGTCCTGGCAGGCTGCGGTGGCAGCGATAGCAGCAGCCAACCGGCCGCTAAACCATCGATCACCGGCGTCTTTCTGGACAACACGGTAGAGAACCTGGACTATGTCTCCGGTGCCTCCGCCAAGGCCGCCACCAATGCCAAGGGCGAATATACCTGCTACGCTGGCGATACCGTCACCTTCAGCGTCGGCGGCATCAACCTGGGCAGCGCACTGTGCGCGCCGAGCATCACGCCGCTGGAACTGGCCGGCACCACCGACATCAAGAACGTCAAAGTCATCAACCGCCTGCTGGCGTTGCAATTGCTGGATGACGACAGCGATCCATCCAACGGCATCAAGCTGAACGCCGACGTGAAAACCGCACTGGCCGCCAAGACCGCCGACTTTACCGCCGCCGCCGATGTCTTCAACACCGCGATGAACGCCAACCTGGCCGCCGCCGGCGCCAAGTACGCCGCTCGCACCATTGACGACACCCGCCGCGCGCTGGTGCGCGAACACTTTGAAGACACGCTGGCCTCCAAGCTGGGCGCGCCGGTCAACGAAAGCTTCAGCCAGACCACGCCACTGGGCGCGGTCGCGGTGACCGTTACCCGCTACCAGATGCAGGCGGCCGCCAGCTATTACATTCCATACGAAGGCGCCAACGCCAAGGTTAAGGAAGAATTCCCGCTGGGCTTCCTGCCATCGTACGGGTCTTCGCTGGCGTTCAAGGGCACCAACGCTAATGGTGACCTGGAGTTCTACGGCCTGACCGACCGCGGCCCGAATGGCGATGGTCCTAACCTGCCATCGCTGAACGGCTCCGGCGTCACTGGCGCAAAGATCTTCCCGTCGCCGAGCTTTGCGCCAGCGTTCGGCGTCATCACAGTCGGCAAGAGCGGCGCGGTACTGACGTCGTCCACGCCGATCAAGGCATCGGCCACCGTGAAGACTTCCGGCCTGGCGATTCCACCTGGCACAGTCGGTAATTCAGCCGAACTGCCAGTGATGGACGAGATGAAATACAACCCCAACAGCAAAGCCACGTTTGATCCTAACGGCCTCGATACGGAAGCTATCGTCGTCGATAAGAAGCGTAACGTGCTGTGGGTATCGGATGAGTACGGCCCGTTCATCGTCAAAATCGATCCGGCCACCGGCATCATTCTGAACAAATACGCACCAGGCAGCGGCCTGCCGGACATCTTCCTGAAACGCCGCGCCAACCGCGGCATGGAAGGCCTGGCGCTGGACACCAGTACCGACAAGCTGCACGGCTTCCTGCAAAGCCCGCTGACCGACGGCAGCACCACTTATACCGTCACCGGCAAAAGCGAGCTGATCGAACGCTATGCGCGCTTCACCCGCTGGACCGAGTTCGATCCAACCAGTGGCAAGGCCGGCAAGATGTACGCCTATCCGCTGGACGGCGCCGATTACCAGGATGGCCGTACCGGCAATGCCAAACTGGGCGACGTGGTCGCGCTGGGCAACGGCAAGTTCATCGTGATCGAGCAGGGCGCGGCGCCGAGCGGCAAAGTGTTCAACAAGCTGATGCTGGTGGAGATCGGCGCAGCGACCGATATCGCGGCGGCCGGCTTCAACGTCACCACGTCCGACCTGGAGAAGAGCAGCATGGGCGGCGTAGCCGTCAACGGTGCAGACTGGAAAGCCGTGACCACGCTGAAGAAAACCCTGTTGCTGGATCTGAACGCTATCGGCTGGCTGGCGGAGAAAGCCGAAGGTCTGACCATTGTTGACGGCAACACCCTGGCACTGGCCAACGATAACGACTTCGGCATGAAGACCAAGGTGTTCGATGCCAGCGGCAAAGCGATTGAAGATGCCGATGTCACCAAGTGCAATATCGATGCGAACGGCGTCATCATCACCAGCAGCGCGGCTGGCTGCAATGCCGCCAACAGCATTCGCGTGGCGCGCGGCACGGATGCGGAGCGTCCAAGCCGCCTGTGGCTGATCAAGTTCGGCAAGGCGCTGACGACGTTCTAA
- a CDS encoding PEP-CTERM sorting domain-containing protein: MSIALPKSASAIQFLLLAALPMGMAAAADFTVNGASKTLQTLSTGDKGTISAGSSLTNGDDKVAITITGDNATLNNFGTILQTGTGRAIRDNTGVKNLTINNAAGALMQTADADVIQMNKAKAGVTLNNSGSMISLNASAGGAQAVDFGTITSGANVINNLAGGLLKATDADAVRTGVNGVVNNSGKIQSNITKSDGKGSDAIDAQNASGLQVFNLSGGLIEGGRHGITGAQLDTATAFALNVSNSAGATISGLNGSGINIDGFNSKQLALIVNNGTITGQGITGDGDGIDVDGVVDITNGGTIRSINAFSAVADGMAFSEGISVGGGRISNSGLIEGLVSAGNTNAVGRGITLAGNDLAAGGREGLYADATIANLSGGVIRGQSDSGIVVVGLASGHTVTIYNNSGASIFGGGALNAAILGNADNTVIVSGGIINGASSGKAIELGSGKNSVTITGGAVSGSINGGSGSQNTLTITAGAGKSFAYAGAISNFSKVEIQSGNVTFSGVSSYSGTTQLSGGVLTLDGAQRLSANSALALNGGTLRLTNAGTQGQTFARLSLTGDSSVLLGGSSLTFGGLGAIVSGKTLSFTEAASGIYAFRLLGDYSADAGFLALLGATQINGAGATYAYDGTYTTVLAAVPEPGTYAMLCAGLGLMGVMSRRRRTKV, translated from the coding sequence ATGTCAATCGCACTGCCGAAATCTGCCTCTGCCATTCAATTCCTGCTGCTTGCAGCCTTGCCGATGGGGATGGCGGCTGCGGCCGACTTCACCGTCAACGGCGCCAGCAAGACCCTGCAAACGCTGAGCACTGGCGACAAGGGCACGATCTCGGCAGGCAGTTCGCTGACCAATGGCGACGACAAAGTCGCCATCACCATTACAGGTGATAACGCCACGCTGAACAACTTCGGCACCATCCTGCAGACCGGCACCGGCCGCGCGATCCGCGACAACACCGGCGTCAAGAACCTGACCATCAACAACGCCGCCGGCGCGCTGATGCAGACCGCCGACGCCGATGTGATTCAGATGAACAAGGCCAAGGCCGGCGTCACCCTGAACAATTCCGGTTCGATGATTTCGCTGAATGCCAGCGCCGGCGGCGCGCAGGCGGTGGACTTCGGCACCATTACCAGTGGGGCCAACGTGATCAACAACCTGGCCGGCGGCCTACTTAAGGCCACCGACGCCGATGCGGTGCGTACCGGCGTCAACGGCGTGGTCAACAACAGCGGCAAGATCCAGTCCAACATCACCAAGTCCGACGGCAAAGGCAGCGACGCCATCGATGCGCAAAACGCCTCCGGCTTGCAGGTATTTAATCTGTCGGGCGGCTTGATCGAAGGCGGCCGGCACGGTATTACCGGCGCCCAGCTGGATACTGCCACCGCCTTCGCGCTCAACGTGAGCAACAGCGCCGGCGCCACCATCAGCGGCCTGAACGGTTCCGGCATCAATATAGACGGCTTCAACAGCAAGCAGCTGGCCCTCATCGTCAACAACGGCACCATCACCGGCCAGGGCATTACCGGCGATGGCGACGGCATTGATGTGGACGGCGTGGTCGACATCACCAACGGCGGCACCATCCGTTCGATCAACGCCTTCAGTGCGGTGGCCGACGGCATGGCGTTCAGCGAAGGCATCAGCGTGGGCGGTGGCCGCATCAGCAATTCGGGCCTGATCGAAGGCCTGGTCAGCGCCGGCAACACCAATGCGGTGGGACGCGGCATTACCCTGGCCGGCAACGACCTCGCTGCCGGCGGACGTGAAGGCTTGTATGCCGACGCCACCATCGCCAACCTCAGCGGCGGCGTGATCCGTGGCCAGAGCGATTCGGGCATCGTGGTGGTGGGCTTGGCCAGCGGCCACACGGTGACGATCTACAACAACAGCGGCGCATCGATCTTCGGCGGCGGCGCGCTCAATGCCGCCATCCTCGGTAATGCCGACAATACGGTCATCGTGAGCGGCGGCATCATTAACGGTGCCAGCAGCGGCAAGGCGATCGAACTGGGCAGCGGCAAGAACAGCGTGACGATTACCGGCGGCGCCGTTAGCGGCAGCATCAACGGCGGCAGCGGCAGCCAGAATACGCTGACCATCACTGCCGGCGCCGGCAAAAGCTTTGCCTACGCCGGCGCGATCAGCAATTTCAGCAAGGTGGAAATCCAGAGCGGCAATGTGACGTTCTCCGGTGTCAGCAGCTACAGCGGCACCACGCAGCTGAGCGGCGGCGTGCTGACGCTGGATGGCGCACAGCGGCTGTCCGCTAACAGCGCGCTCGCGCTGAATGGCGGCACGCTGCGCCTGACCAACGCCGGCACGCAAGGCCAGACCTTTGCCAGACTGTCGCTGACCGGCGATTCGTCGGTGCTGCTGGGCGGCTCGTCGCTGACCTTTGGCGGCCTGGGCGCGATTGTCAGCGGCAAGACGCTGAGCTTCACCGAAGCGGCCTCGGGCATCTACGCCTTCCGCCTGCTGGGCGATTATTCGGCCGACGCCGGCTTCCTCGCCTTGCTGGGCGCTACCCAAATCAACGGTGCCGGCGCGACCTACGCCTACGATGGCACTTACACCACGGTGCTGGCCGCCGTGCCGGAGCCAGGCACCTACGCCATGCTGTGTGCCGGCCTGGGGCTGATGGGCGTGATGTCGCGTCGCCGCCGCACCAAGGTTTAG
- a CDS encoding phytanoyl-CoA dioxygenase family protein has product MEYAQLKPGRRFAPLQSLLYYSQRIVTYPTLRRLVVRALSGAVRMRQGAGKELYAATPAEEVALADLRHSGYAPLGNLLDGMQCDEIRAWLSDKLLTDRDRERPGFTLAQRAEGVRVADYHLRDVIACPHILALANSPPLLGLAARYMECKPTISALGLRWSFPVPGDDSALQAFHRDSEDWRYLKVLVYLTDVDDGAGPHVYLHGSHLTQAPMRLRFYSDSEISNAHSADMLLIATGTRGFCFAVDTAGIHKGAAPALQPRLMLQIQYSLLPSYAYRYAPERYQGPLELDPYVNRLILRPSAWHG; this is encoded by the coding sequence ATGGAATATGCGCAGCTGAAACCCGGCCGCCGTTTTGCCCCGCTCCAAAGTTTGTTGTATTACAGTCAGCGCATCGTGACCTATCCCACGCTGCGCCGGCTGGTGGTGCGCGCGCTGAGCGGTGCGGTGCGGATGCGCCAAGGTGCCGGCAAGGAGTTGTACGCTGCCACGCCGGCCGAAGAGGTGGCGCTGGCCGACTTGCGGCATAGCGGATACGCGCCGCTCGGCAATCTGCTGGATGGCATGCAGTGCGATGAAATCCGCGCCTGGCTCAGCGACAAGCTCTTGACCGATCGCGACCGCGAGCGTCCCGGCTTCACGCTGGCCCAGCGCGCGGAAGGGGTGCGCGTGGCGGATTATCATTTGCGCGATGTGATTGCATGTCCGCATATTTTGGCCTTGGCGAATAGCCCACCGCTGCTGGGTTTGGCTGCGCGCTACATGGAGTGCAAGCCGACCATTTCCGCGCTGGGTTTGCGCTGGTCGTTTCCGGTGCCGGGTGACGACAGCGCCTTGCAAGCCTTCCACCGCGATTCCGAGGATTGGCGCTATCTGAAAGTGCTGGTCTACCTGACCGATGTGGATGACGGCGCCGGGCCGCACGTCTATCTGCACGGCAGCCACCTGACACAGGCGCCGATGCGGCTGCGCTTCTACAGCGACAGCGAGATCTCCAACGCCCACAGCGCCGACATGCTGCTGATCGCCACCGGCACGCGCGGCTTCTGCTTCGCGGTGGACACCGCCGGTATCCACAAGGGTGCGGCGCCGGCCTTGCAACCGCGCCTGATGCTACAAATCCAGTATTCGCTGCTACCGAGTTACGCCTACCGCTACGCGCCGGAGCGCTATCAAGGGCCGCTGGAATTGGACCCCTACGTCAATCGCCTGATTCTTCGTCCCTCTGCTTGGCATGGCTGA
- a CDS encoding DHA2 family efflux MFS transporter permease subunit, whose product MNAIATASAKRYLPWVVATTLFMEQLDSTVVNTAIPAMAASLNVTPLSLKAVVTSYILSLAVSIPVSGWMADRFGTRRVFMTAIAIFTIASVLCGLSVNSPMLVASRLLQGFGAAMMMPVGRLTIVRTFPKNELLAAMNFVIIPALIGPLLGPTIGGLIVHWMTWRDIFFINVPVALVALFLANKHMPDYREDNPRPLDFVGLVLFGTGIALLSWLLEVFGEHKLDVTSASVLLFISCALLAAYVWHAQDAEFPLLRLALFKIRTFRVSVAGGFVTRIGVGGLPFLLPLLYQLGLGLPAWQSGLLMMPSAAAAMGMKAIASRVLGRFGYRQVLTVNTLLIGVTISMFTFVQQGTPLYVIVAISLCLGFFNSLQFSSMNTIAYADVDGTNSSMASTIASSMQQLSASFGLAAGSLITGWFLGDLPQSNRVALTSALHHAFLALAVLTVLSSFTFWTLRKTDGEAISHAKQRDEESGD is encoded by the coding sequence ATGAACGCCATCGCCACCGCCTCCGCCAAGCGCTACCTGCCCTGGGTCGTCGCTACTACCCTCTTCATGGAGCAGCTGGACTCCACCGTCGTCAACACTGCCATCCCCGCGATGGCGGCTAGCCTGAATGTCACGCCACTGAGCCTGAAGGCGGTGGTCACCAGCTACATTCTCAGTCTGGCGGTGTCGATTCCCGTCAGCGGCTGGATGGCGGACCGCTTCGGCACGCGCCGCGTGTTCATGACCGCGATTGCCATTTTTACTATCGCTTCGGTGCTGTGCGGCCTGTCGGTCAACTCACCGATGCTGGTGGCGTCACGGCTGCTGCAAGGCTTTGGCGCGGCGATGATGATGCCGGTCGGGCGCCTGACCATCGTCCGCACCTTCCCCAAGAACGAGCTGCTGGCGGCGATGAACTTCGTCATCATCCCGGCGCTGATCGGTCCATTGCTCGGCCCCACCATCGGTGGCCTGATCGTGCACTGGATGACGTGGCGTGACATCTTCTTCATCAATGTGCCGGTGGCGCTGGTGGCGCTGTTCCTCGCAAACAAACACATGCCCGACTACCGCGAAGACAATCCGCGGCCGCTGGATTTCGTTGGACTGGTTTTATTCGGCACCGGTATCGCGCTGCTGTCATGGCTGCTGGAAGTGTTCGGCGAACATAAGCTGGACGTGACCTCCGCCTCTGTGCTGCTGTTTATCTCCTGTGCGCTGCTGGCAGCTTACGTGTGGCATGCGCAGGATGCGGAATTCCCCTTGCTGCGACTGGCCTTGTTCAAGATCCGCACCTTCCGCGTATCGGTGGCCGGCGGCTTCGTCACGCGCATCGGCGTCGGCGGCCTGCCTTTCCTGCTGCCGCTGCTGTATCAATTGGGCCTCGGCCTGCCGGCCTGGCAATCGGGCTTGCTGATGATGCCGTCCGCTGCGGCGGCCATGGGCATGAAGGCGATCGCGTCACGGGTGCTGGGGCGCTTCGGCTACCGCCAGGTGCTGACGGTGAACACGCTGCTGATCGGCGTCACCATCAGCATGTTCACCTTTGTGCAGCAAGGCACGCCGTTGTACGTGATTGTAGCGATCAGCCTGTGCCTGGGCTTCTTCAATTCGCTGCAATTCTCCAGCATGAACACCATCGCCTACGCCGATGTGGATGGCACCAATTCCAGCATGGCCAGCACCATCGCCAGCTCGATGCAGCAGCTGTCGGCCAGCTTTGGCCTGGCCGCCGGCTCGCTGATCACCGGCTGGTTCCTCGGCGATCTGCCGCAGTCCAATCGCGTGGCGCTGACTTCCGCGCTGCATCACGCCTTCCTGGCATTGGCTGTACTGACGGTGCTGTCGTCGTTCACCTTCTGGACCTTGCGCAAGACCGACGGCGAAGCCATCAGCCATGCCAAGCAGAGGGACGAAGAATCAGGCGATTGA